A single region of the Parasphingorhabdus litoris DSM 22379 genome encodes:
- a CDS encoding TonB-dependent receptor, translating into MKLTCKTSLPALATTLCFSTLAAPAAAQNDLDNAAEDGSDDNVIIVTAQKIEQRSTDVPITISAATGERLRELGVSDLDELSNFVPGLNIQEQSANNPGVVIRGITSDSGSAQQAPRVTLYYNGIDISRSRGSYQDAYDIERIEVIKGPQATLFGTASAVGAISIVSNKPEPGFSGELSGSYGNFDAYTVAGHLNAGSDIIAGRVAFAYKRRDGYVENLAPNQDDLYAQNQLGIRGSLRYTPSDDFTADLIFTYDRQRNSGTPFISGSLPTTAGPADPFGPAFLAGSPFFPEILGDDELGLTRDVYDANFTFSWNFADEWTLTMVNGYRNFDSNEVFDADGSVATYLEFAEDAEGDQWSHETRFSYNNGTTFRGSFGWNIFREDGSQRVPLATDEVTFLQCLQGQIVVGVPCVSADGIPAGVAIEALTNGAFTAIPYTLEFENLGKNDSYSVFADGTWIPIPELELTAGIRALIEKRRSGYRAFAPNSVLAGVPLFTVTDTAGQTFRTEDSFEAFLPRFNILYRFSDDVNGFATISKGRRSPTVDLDATSGPNGPIADFTAIDEETVWNYEVGLKGSFGPVSGSLGVYYQTYEGFQVSVVNPETGLAETQSAGSAKNFGVEAEVSIQAADWLNIFANIGYIDGGIDNTDDIAPAFRDARFRLQPEVQTAGGFTVDYPINDSTSFFVTPTITYRSRIFFEIPNSQAISQDAVTLVNLRAGISFADEQFEVAGFARNLTNENYLLDAGNTGGAFGIPTFIPAEPRFYGVQLTARF; encoded by the coding sequence ACAGCACAGAAGATTGAGCAGCGTTCGACCGATGTACCGATCACCATTTCTGCCGCGACCGGCGAACGGCTTCGCGAGCTGGGCGTGTCGGATCTTGATGAGCTGTCCAACTTCGTGCCCGGTCTGAATATTCAGGAACAAAGCGCCAATAATCCCGGTGTCGTCATTCGCGGGATTACTTCTGACAGCGGTTCGGCCCAACAGGCGCCGCGGGTCACGCTTTACTATAACGGCATCGATATTTCCCGCTCTCGTGGTTCCTATCAGGATGCCTATGACATCGAACGGATTGAGGTGATCAAGGGCCCGCAAGCAACCCTGTTCGGCACGGCCTCTGCGGTTGGTGCGATCAGCATTGTCTCGAACAAGCCGGAGCCCGGCTTTTCCGGCGAACTGTCAGGCAGCTATGGCAATTTCGACGCCTACACGGTGGCGGGTCACCTCAACGCGGGGTCGGACATCATCGCCGGACGCGTGGCTTTTGCCTATAAACGCCGCGATGGCTATGTCGAAAATCTCGCACCCAATCAGGATGATCTCTATGCGCAGAACCAGCTCGGTATCCGGGGATCGCTGCGCTACACGCCCAGCGACGATTTCACCGCTGACCTGATTTTCACGTATGACCGCCAGCGCAACTCGGGCACGCCGTTTATATCCGGCTCGCTACCGACAACTGCTGGTCCGGCCGATCCTTTTGGCCCGGCCTTTCTCGCCGGATCGCCCTTTTTCCCCGAGATTTTGGGCGATGATGAGCTTGGCCTGACCCGCGATGTCTATGACGCCAATTTCACCTTTTCATGGAACTTTGCTGACGAATGGACGCTGACCATGGTCAACGGCTATCGCAATTTCGATTCCAATGAAGTGTTCGATGCCGATGGCTCGGTAGCTACCTATCTGGAATTTGCCGAGGATGCCGAGGGCGACCAGTGGAGCCACGAGACCCGTTTCTCCTATAATAACGGCACAACATTTCGCGGCTCCTTCGGTTGGAATATCTTTCGCGAGGATGGCAGCCAGCGCGTGCCCTTAGCCACGGATGAGGTCACATTCCTGCAGTGCCTACAAGGTCAGATTGTTGTCGGCGTTCCCTGTGTAAGCGCTGACGGCATTCCCGCCGGTGTCGCTATCGAAGCACTCACCAACGGCGCGTTTACGGCCATTCCTTACACATTGGAATTTGAAAATCTCGGCAAGAATGACAGCTATTCGGTCTTTGCCGACGGTACCTGGATTCCAATCCCGGAACTGGAACTAACCGCCGGTATCCGTGCGCTTATCGAAAAGCGCCGTTCCGGCTATCGGGCATTCGCTCCCAATTCCGTGCTGGCCGGCGTGCCCTTGTTTACTGTCACAGATACAGCTGGCCAAACATTCCGAACCGAGGACAGCTTTGAGGCCTTTCTCCCACGCTTCAATATTCTCTACCGCTTCTCCGACGATGTTAACGGCTTTGCCACCATCTCTAAAGGTCGCCGCTCGCCGACTGTCGATCTGGATGCAACGAGCGGTCCAAATGGCCCGATTGCCGACTTCACCGCGATCGATGAGGAAACCGTATGGAATTACGAAGTGGGCTTGAAGGGATCCTTCGGTCCGGTGTCAGGTTCGCTCGGCGTCTATTACCAGACTTATGAAGGCTTTCAGGTCAGCGTCGTAAACCCCGAAACCGGCCTTGCGGAAACCCAAAGTGCGGGCAGCGCCAAGAATTTCGGGGTCGAAGCCGAGGTCAGCATTCAGGCCGCCGACTGGCTGAACATATTCGCCAATATCGGCTATATCGATGGCGGTATCGACAATACGGACGATATTGCCCCGGCATTTCGCGATGCCCGCTTCCGGTTGCAGCCAGAAGTACAGACCGCTGGCGGCTTCACAGTTGATTATCCAATCAACGACAGCACCAGTTTCTTCGTGACGCCGACTATCACCTATCGCAGCCGGATATTCTTTGAAATTCCGAACAGCCAGGCGATCAGCCAGGATGCGGTAACGCTCGTCAACCTGCGCGCAGGTATATCCTTTGCCGATGAACAATTTGAAGTGGCTGGCTTCGCGCGGAACCTGACCAATGAAAACTATCTGCTCGATGCCGGCAATACCGGTGGTGCTTTTGGGATTCCGACCTTCATTCCGGCCGAACCACGCTTTTACGGGGTGCAGTTGACGGCGAGATTCTGA
- a CDS encoding isoprenylcysteine carboxyl methyltransferase family protein — MNDLGAIFTTPPTLVTWVLIYIVAQRLGELVYANRNTRRLLSEGGEEFGADHYHWFIFLHSAWLAIIFLLVDPLRELNPALLALFIGTQVLRVWTLASIGRWWTTRIISAPHFDKVKRGPYKYVSHPNYLVVVLEIAIVPLLMGLPWVALLFSILNAILLRHRIRVENTVLGQRGQSEA; from the coding sequence ATGAATGATTTAGGTGCCATTTTTACGACCCCGCCAACGCTCGTCACCTGGGTTCTCATCTATATTGTTGCGCAGCGGTTGGGCGAACTGGTCTATGCTAACCGCAATACCCGGCGGTTATTGTCCGAAGGCGGTGAGGAGTTCGGTGCGGATCACTATCACTGGTTTATCTTCCTGCACAGCGCGTGGTTAGCGATCATCTTTCTGCTGGTCGATCCGCTGCGGGAGCTGAACCCGGCCCTGCTGGCGCTGTTTATTGGCACCCAAGTCCTGCGGGTCTGGACCTTGGCATCAATCGGTCGCTGGTGGACAACGCGGATCATATCGGCGCCTCATTTCGACAAAGTGAAACGCGGGCCATATAAATATGTCAGCCATCCCAACTATCTGGTGGTGGTGCTTGAAATCGCGATTGTTCCTTTGTTGATGGGCTTGCCATGGGTGGCGCTTCTATTCTCGATCCTGAATGCAATCCTGCTGCGCCATCGGATCCGCGTGGAAAACACGGTGCTGGGACAGCGCGGGCAAAGCGAAGCCTAG
- a CDS encoding type III polyketide synthase translates to MSQLKSIATALPDHKISQEDVLAVLAKARGAALPARLKQILGNSGIAHRYIARDPDYYLEQRSWPERAQIYDEVGRALAGRSATAALEKAALRPSDVDAIVMISTTGTMTPSIPSRLIEAMGFRQSVQTVPVFGYGCAGGILGIRLANDLADANGGQNVLLISLELCSLSYDYSQFDKKNMIATALFADGCAAAVLTGKAGQGEGPSFRAFDQKTWPDSRDMMGWDIGETGFDLVLARDIPTFVAKDFTPFCDQFLSEQGLEKSDMSEPACHPGGGRVVEALEDYFAPELPGIPATREVLKHHGNMSSPTVLFVLEKLLSSNPKRPVLMTALGPGFTSVLGILDPAGAD, encoded by the coding sequence ATGTCTCAACTGAAATCCATCGCGACCGCCCTTCCAGATCACAAGATCAGCCAAGAGGATGTTCTGGCGGTACTGGCCAAGGCGCGCGGGGCTGCGTTGCCCGCGCGATTGAAACAGATATTGGGCAATAGCGGGATTGCCCATCGCTATATTGCCCGGGACCCTGATTATTATCTGGAACAGCGCAGCTGGCCTGAACGTGCGCAGATCTATGATGAAGTGGGCAGGGCGCTGGCCGGACGGTCAGCGACGGCGGCACTGGAGAAAGCGGCCTTGCGGCCTTCAGATGTTGACGCGATTGTGATGATCTCGACAACGGGCACAATGACGCCTTCCATTCCCAGCCGATTGATCGAGGCCATGGGGTTTCGTCAATCAGTGCAGACCGTGCCCGTATTCGGCTATGGCTGTGCAGGCGGGATATTGGGCATAAGGCTGGCCAATGACTTGGCCGATGCCAATGGCGGGCAGAATGTTCTGCTGATCTCGCTGGAACTATGCAGCCTGTCCTACGACTATAGCCAGTTCGACAAGAAGAATATGATCGCAACGGCGCTGTTTGCCGATGGCTGCGCGGCAGCTGTGCTGACCGGCAAGGCAGGGCAGGGTGAGGGGCCGTCCTTCCGCGCCTTCGATCAGAAAACCTGGCCCGATTCGCGTGATATGATGGGTTGGGATATTGGTGAAACCGGATTTGATCTGGTGCTCGCACGGGATATCCCAACCTTTGTGGCTAAGGACTTCACGCCCTTCTGTGATCAATTCCTAAGCGAGCAAGGCCTGGAAAAATCGGATATGAGCGAGCCAGCCTGTCATCCCGGTGGCGGACGAGTGGTTGAGGCGCTCGAAGACTATTTCGCGCCAGAATTGCCGGGCATTCCTGCAACCCGCGAGGTGCTGAAACATCACGGTAATATGTCATCGCCGACCGTGCTGTTCGTGCTGGAAAAACTACTCAGTAGTAACCCTAAGAGGCCGGTATTAATGACTGCTCTTGGTCCAGGCTTTACATCCGTGCTGGGCATATTGGACCCGGCAGGAGCAGATTGA
- a CDS encoding helix-turn-helix domain-containing protein, with product MVDTILRLLTMGGQIMIVGVLLTSKTRLGLKISLLGVLISSMAYLINSSITLAPPLPWRRAIDFLSVSTTVWAWIFAHQLFERRIAKALLIAVPILLALLWIMAVTVPGIRWFTFYAIRFLSLALVAHLIIIALTGRADDLIEKRRLIRMFLPIFVGLEVGGVLTYELFFGPTDNIPGVSAVNAMLILILVLGAGMAVLTADGDLFAKPVTNQPQARPFLNLSPSETVLHDKLIAAMEEGQYRTPSLTIATLAAQLDTQEHRLRALINKQLGHRNFSSFLNGYRIAEAKEKLADRAHVDLPILTIAMDLGYGSLAPFNRAFRSETGQTPSDFRKEAIDQN from the coding sequence TTGGTCGATACGATATTGCGACTGCTTACCATGGGCGGGCAGATCATGATCGTTGGTGTTCTTCTGACAAGCAAGACCCGGCTAGGTCTAAAAATATCACTATTGGGCGTGCTGATCAGTTCAATGGCTTATTTGATCAATTCATCAATCACGCTAGCACCGCCGCTTCCCTGGCGCAGAGCTATTGACTTTCTTTCGGTATCAACAACCGTCTGGGCATGGATATTTGCGCACCAGCTGTTTGAGCGCCGCATTGCCAAGGCCTTGCTTATTGCCGTGCCAATATTGCTTGCGCTGTTATGGATCATGGCTGTCACTGTGCCAGGCATACGATGGTTTACCTTCTATGCGATCCGTTTTCTTTCCCTTGCATTAGTCGCGCATCTCATCATCATTGCCCTGACAGGCCGTGCGGATGACTTGATTGAAAAGCGGCGGCTGATCAGAATGTTTTTGCCGATTTTTGTCGGACTAGAGGTTGGCGGCGTTCTGACTTATGAACTTTTCTTCGGTCCTACGGACAATATCCCAGGCGTATCAGCGGTCAATGCGATGCTGATCCTGATCCTGGTTCTTGGCGCCGGCATGGCGGTACTGACAGCGGACGGTGATTTATTTGCAAAACCCGTCACCAATCAACCGCAAGCCCGTCCCTTTCTAAATCTCTCACCATCGGAAACCGTGTTGCATGACAAGCTCATCGCAGCGATGGAAGAAGGACAATATCGCACCCCGTCGCTGACAATAGCGACGCTGGCCGCACAGCTCGATACGCAAGAGCACCGGCTACGCGCATTGATCAACAAACAACTCGGCCATCGCAATTTTTCGTCCTTTCTCAACGGCTATCGAATCGCCGAAGCCAAGGAAAAATTGGCTGATCGAGCGCATGTAGACTTGCCGATTCTGACAATAGCGATGGATTTGGGCTATGGATCGCTGGCGCCGTTTAATCGCGCCTTTCGCTCGGAAACGGGCCAAACACCTAGTGATTTTCGCAAGGAAGCCATTGATCAAAACTGA
- a CDS encoding sterol desaturase family protein — translation MPELFNAIVDHMIGAFTFDLGRYLIAAGTLSLILWAFGKWSAARRIQSRKAGFADYKREFLSSMRTVVVFGLTTISTVLLEAAGWITVMTGEILWPLFIVQLLAMIVAHDAYFYWMHRWLHTKTMFRFSHLHHHKSRTPTPWAAYSFSSFEAMAEAAFVPIYLFIISVVFGGMYPFAIFLFLAHMIVRNVMGHAGVELFPAGWTRNKFVGWITTTTHHDLHHSQGNSNFGLYFTWWDRMMGTEHPEYEARFDAVAKPIRLSVGVTANICIAAFSLLAVATTTNLI, via the coding sequence ATGCCTGAACTTTTCAACGCCATAGTGGACCATATGATTGGTGCCTTTACCTTTGATCTGGGCCGCTATTTGATCGCGGCAGGCACATTGTCCTTAATCCTGTGGGCATTTGGTAAATGGAGCGCCGCCCGGCGCATCCAATCCCGCAAGGCTGGTTTCGCTGACTATAAACGCGAATTTCTGTCTTCCATGCGCACAGTTGTCGTTTTCGGTCTGACCACAATCAGCACAGTTTTGCTGGAAGCAGCGGGCTGGATCACGGTCATGACCGGCGAGATACTCTGGCCCTTGTTCATAGTTCAGCTATTGGCAATGATCGTTGCGCATGATGCCTATTTCTATTGGATGCATCGCTGGCTGCATACGAAAACCATGTTCCGCTTCTCACACCTGCACCATCACAAGTCGCGCACCCCGACGCCATGGGCGGCATATAGCTTCTCCTCGTTCGAGGCGATGGCCGAGGCTGCCTTTGTGCCGATCTATCTGTTCATCATCTCGGTTGTGTTCGGCGGCATGTATCCATTCGCGATCTTCCTGTTCCTCGCCCATATGATTGTTCGCAATGTTATGGGGCATGCCGGGGTAGAATTATTCCCGGCCGGCTGGACGCGCAACAAATTTGTCGGCTGGATCACCACAACCACCCATCATGACTTGCACCATAGTCAGGGTAACAGCAATTTCGGCCTCTACTTCACCTGGTGGGACCGGATGATGGGCACCGAGCATCCCGAATATGAAGCACGCTTTGATGCCGTCGCCAAGCCGATCCGCCTGTCAGTCGGCGTCACAGCAAATATTTGCATCGCCGCTTTCTCTCTCTTGGCGGTCGCTACAACGACGAACCTGATTTAA
- a CDS encoding phasin family protein, whose protein sequence is MADTKTTDTQAVPAANKPASLSAEAAYSAAASAKSVAAEAAPAPKAAAKPATKTAPTTAAAPAAKTPVAAATTKTASKPAATKPAATKAAPKKTVTKRKAAPKRAATTAKKTVKKGTTKMTTAKKTTAKKAPVKKTVKKAAPKAAPKAATTNKKALQDMAAKLQAQLEKLTATAQERAKEVADRAVEVSKDAVEFNRLNVETLVESGKITAQGAQEIGKTNVKYTRENFAEASNVLKSSFNVATPKDFVEMQADFMRSSLDRVMEQTSNNMDAVTKLAGKAYQPIADRVSTIRKEIKKAA, encoded by the coding sequence ATGGCTGATACAAAAACGACTGATACACAGGCTGTTCCGGCTGCTAATAAGCCCGCCAGCCTCTCTGCTGAAGCGGCTTACTCAGCCGCTGCCTCAGCGAAATCCGTAGCTGCTGAAGCTGCACCTGCTCCTAAAGCAGCTGCCAAGCCAGCAACGAAGACTGCACCAACAACCGCCGCGGCTCCTGCTGCGAAAACGCCGGTTGCTGCTGCAACAACCAAAACGGCTTCAAAACCCGCTGCAACGAAGCCTGCAGCAACCAAGGCGGCTCCTAAAAAGACTGTTACGAAGCGCAAAGCCGCTCCGAAACGCGCCGCAACAACCGCGAAAAAGACTGTTAAAAAAGGAACGACCAAGATGACAACCGCAAAGAAAACCACCGCTAAGAAAGCGCCTGTGAAGAAAACCGTAAAGAAAGCAGCTCCAAAGGCTGCTCCAAAAGCGGCTACCACCAACAAAAAAGCTCTGCAGGACATGGCTGCCAAATTGCAGGCTCAGCTTGAGAAGCTGACCGCGACCGCTCAAGAGCGTGCCAAAGAAGTAGCTGACCGTGCTGTTGAAGTTTCCAAAGACGCTGTTGAATTCAACCGTCTTAACGTTGAAACCCTCGTCGAAAGCGGCAAAATCACCGCTCAAGGCGCTCAGGAAATCGGCAAAACCAACGTTAAATATACCCGCGAAAACTTCGCGGAAGCCAGCAACGTTCTGAAAAGCTCTTTCAATGTTGCTACGCCAAAAGATTTCGTTGAAATGCAAGCTGACTTCATGCGCAGCAGCCTGGACCGGGTTATGGAACAGACTTCAAACAACATGGATGCCGTAACCAAATTGGCTGGCAAAGCCTATCAGCCAATTGCTGATCGCGTTAGCACCATCCGTAAAGAGATCAAAAAAGCCGCTTAA
- the clpS gene encoding ATP-dependent Clp protease adapter ClpS produces MAMAGDDDDGADNNGTGDSDDTDLGIATKTRTKTKKPNPYKVLLLNDDYTPMEFVVLVLKRFFQMDIDEATRVMLHVHQKGVGICGTFSYEVAETKVTQVMDFARKNQHPLQCTLEKA; encoded by the coding sequence ATGGCAATGGCCGGGGATGATGATGACGGCGCGGACAACAACGGTACCGGGGACAGCGATGATACCGATCTCGGTATCGCTACCAAAACGCGGACCAAGACCAAGAAACCCAATCCCTACAAAGTCCTGCTGCTCAACGACGACTATACTCCGATGGAATTTGTCGTCCTTGTCCTCAAGCGCTTTTTCCAGATGGATATTGATGAAGCGACCCGGGTGATGCTGCACGTCCACCAGAAGGGCGTCGGAATTTGCGGCACCTTTAGCTATGAAGTTGCCGAGACAAAGGTAACACAGGTGATGGACTTCGCTCGCAAGAACCAACACCCACTCCAGTGCACTTTAGAAAAAGCCTGA
- a CDS encoding DsbA family oxidoreductase: MSETPVITVDIVSDVVCPWCIIGYKKLEQAMQRFEGRAEFALAWHAFELNPNMPPEGQDINEHMAQKYGATPEQSKANRERLRNAGSDLDFEFSYRENMRMVNTFDAHRLLHWAGETGKQTALKLALFKAHFTDGKDVSDHEILTEVAGSVGLDEKRVRSLLASDMYAADVRAVEAQWQDRFISGVPAFIFNKKFMVPGAQDSDVFAQIIENKVLAAAA; the protein is encoded by the coding sequence ATGTCAGAGACCCCGGTAATTACCGTCGATATTGTCTCTGATGTCGTCTGCCCCTGGTGCATCATCGGGTATAAAAAACTCGAACAGGCGATGCAGCGCTTTGAAGGCAGAGCAGAATTCGCCCTCGCCTGGCATGCATTTGAACTGAACCCGAACATGCCGCCCGAGGGACAGGATATCAACGAGCATATGGCGCAGAAATATGGCGCCACGCCAGAGCAAAGCAAAGCCAATCGTGAACGGCTGCGCAACGCCGGCAGCGATCTCGACTTTGAGTTCAGCTATCGTGAGAATATGCGGATGGTGAACACATTTGATGCGCACCGCCTGCTCCACTGGGCCGGCGAAACCGGCAAACAGACTGCACTGAAACTGGCACTGTTCAAAGCGCATTTCACCGATGGCAAAGATGTCAGCGATCATGAAATTTTGACCGAAGTGGCTGGCTCTGTCGGCCTGGATGAAAAACGCGTCCGCAGCTTGCTGGCCAGTGACATGTACGCTGCGGATGTCCGTGCGGTTGAAGCCCAATGGCAAGACCGCTTCATCTCCGGCGTACCAGCCTTTATCTTCAACAAGAAATTCATGGTTCCCGGTGCGCAAGACAGCGATGTGTTTGCGCAGATTATCGAGAACAAGGTGCTGGCCGCCGCAGCTTAG
- a CDS encoding DUF1295 domain-containing protein — translation MLLAALGQNFALLVAVMIILWLVSVKIRDVSFIDSFWAYGMAIMAGASILQVGNAGWLGWTIFGLTMTWGVRLGTHLYLRWSKEGEDPRYTKIIGTAMKKKGWSFAKTALIKAWVLQIPLLFMVCLPAQIGILLSGDQGLGPLAVIGLVLAVIGIVFETVGDAQLKAFKADPSNKGKVLDTGLWRYTRHPNYFGDFCTWWGIWLVAAQVGWPAWVAIIGPLFLSFTLTKWSGAPMLEYALRKNRPDYVDYIERTSGFFPLPPKRG, via the coding sequence ATGTTGCTCGCAGCCCTCGGTCAAAATTTTGCACTTCTGGTGGCAGTCATGATTATTCTCTGGCTGGTTTCGGTGAAAATCCGGGATGTGTCCTTTATCGATTCCTTCTGGGCTTATGGCATGGCGATCATGGCAGGCGCATCAATCCTGCAGGTGGGAAATGCGGGCTGGCTCGGTTGGACGATCTTTGGTTTGACGATGACCTGGGGCGTGCGTTTGGGAACGCATCTTTACCTGCGATGGAGCAAGGAAGGCGAGGATCCACGCTATACCAAGATAATCGGCACTGCGATGAAGAAAAAGGGTTGGAGCTTTGCAAAAACGGCATTGATAAAAGCGTGGGTGTTGCAAATACCGCTGCTTTTCATGGTCTGCTTGCCTGCGCAAATCGGGATATTGCTGTCGGGCGATCAGGGGCTTGGGCCGTTAGCGGTTATCGGTCTGGTACTCGCGGTCATCGGTATCGTTTTCGAAACGGTCGGGGATGCGCAATTGAAAGCGTTCAAGGCGGATCCGTCGAATAAGGGCAAGGTGCTCGATACCGGGCTTTGGCGCTACACTCGTCATCCCAATTATTTTGGCGATTTCTGCACATGGTGGGGGATATGGCTGGTTGCGGCACAAGTCGGTTGGCCAGCGTGGGTGGCGATTATCGGGCCTTTGTTCCTCAGCTTCACGCTAACCAAATGGAGTGGCGCACCCATGCTGGAATATGCGCTGCGCAAGAACCGGCCGGATTATGTTGACTATATCGAGCGGACATCCGGTTTTTTCCCGTTGCCGCCGAAGCGAGGGTGA
- a CDS encoding lysophospholipid acyltransferase family protein codes for MHDNIKPNWLSEIVRRFSVFVYTLTGWTAVQENPAPRKCVIIAAPHTSNWDFIYFFGLTNSLKIQSYWIGKDTLFKWPFGDMMRRMGGIPVDRSKSQNMVDAMVEEFNKRDDFILTIPPEGTRGNVRQWRTGFYYIALKAKVPLIIGMMDYAKKTGGLGPQIEVTGDYEADMAKISSFYHSVTPKFPEKAMDDIVHTNPDPEPSEGRSGEKG; via the coding sequence GTGCACGATAATATCAAACCTAATTGGCTGTCGGAGATTGTCCGGCGCTTTTCCGTGTTCGTGTACACTCTTACCGGCTGGACAGCGGTGCAGGAAAACCCGGCACCACGTAAATGTGTGATCATTGCCGCGCCGCACACCAGCAATTGGGATTTTATCTATTTCTTTGGGCTAACCAACAGCTTGAAAATCCAATCCTATTGGATTGGCAAAGACACGCTGTTTAAATGGCCGTTCGGTGACATGATGCGGCGTATGGGTGGTATTCCTGTGGATCGGTCCAAATCGCAGAATATGGTCGATGCGATGGTTGAAGAGTTCAACAAGCGCGATGATTTTATATTGACCATCCCGCCGGAAGGGACGCGCGGCAATGTCCGCCAATGGCGAACGGGCTTTTACTATATAGCGCTCAAGGCCAAGGTGCCGTTGATCATCGGTATGATGGACTATGCGAAGAAGACGGGCGGACTGGGGCCGCAAATTGAGGTGACCGGCGACTATGAAGCCGATATGGCGAAGATCAGCAGCTTTTATCACAGTGTCACGCCGAAATTCCCTGAAAAAGCCATGGATGATATCGTCCACACCAATCCCGACCCGGAACCGAGCGAAGGACGATCGGGAGAAAAGGGGTGA
- a CDS encoding rhodanese-like domain-containing protein yields the protein MKLSSFLTSATILSALALQTNIAHAQQSTETSPNQQVDYAGFQKLTKDVAAYRLSRLVNLDQFTILAEQPNAVILDTRSAAAFARGHIKGAINLPFSDFTEEKLAEILGDKSRPILIYCNNNFRDDIFPVQLKKAPLALNIPTFINLYGYGYKNIYELNGVTHMADPRAKWTGNTELSLLAPSRPIAGEPNAN from the coding sequence ATGAAATTATCATCATTCTTAACATCAGCCACAATCCTCTCCGCTCTTGCCCTGCAAACCAACATAGCACATGCTCAACAATCCACCGAAACCTCGCCTAACCAGCAAGTTGATTATGCTGGCTTTCAAAAATTGACCAAGGATGTTGCTGCGTATCGCTTAAGCCGGCTGGTCAATCTGGATCAATTTACCATATTGGCCGAGCAACCAAATGCTGTCATTTTGGACACCCGTTCCGCCGCCGCTTTTGCGCGCGGTCATATTAAAGGAGCGATCAACCTTCCTTTTTCGGATTTTACTGAGGAAAAACTGGCGGAGATATTGGGTGACAAATCACGCCCGATTCTAATCTACTGCAACAATAATTTCCGTGACGATATTTTCCCGGTTCAGCTGAAAAAGGCGCCGCTCGCTCTTAATATCCCGACGTTCATAAACCTCTACGGCTATGGTTATAAGAACATCTACGAGCTGAATGGCGTTACACATATGGCCGACCCACGGGCGAAATGGACCGGTAACACCGAGCTTTCTCTGCTCGCACCGTCTCGGCCTATCGCGGGTGAGCCGAACGCCAATTAG
- a CDS encoding thermonuclease family protein, which produces MTSKFSRNIKKILLLLLVVGGSWAFSRWAIDPETIMVNGKTVKVIDGDSFKDGAVEFRIYGIDAPEYRQTCQDAAGANWPCGKSARQGLETLLRGGGFNCEVRARDQYGRHIVSCMSGNDDLGATLVEQGHAISSANFDSLIYGAEEAAAEKAKRGIWQGRFEKPANWRSAHPR; this is translated from the coding sequence ATGACCAGCAAATTTTCACGGAACATCAAAAAGATACTGCTGCTTTTACTGGTCGTCGGCGGTTCATGGGCCTTCAGCCGCTGGGCAATTGATCCTGAAACTATCATGGTGAACGGGAAAACCGTGAAAGTTATTGATGGCGACAGTTTCAAGGATGGCGCTGTAGAATTTCGCATTTACGGTATTGATGCACCGGAATATCGCCAGACCTGCCAAGACGCCGCTGGTGCAAACTGGCCATGTGGGAAATCTGCAAGACAGGGACTCGAAACTCTGCTGCGCGGTGGTGGCTTCAATTGCGAAGTGCGTGCACGTGATCAATATGGCCGCCATATTGTCAGCTGCATGAGTGGAAATGACGATTTGGGCGCAACGCTGGTCGAACAGGGGCATGCCATATCATCGGCAAATTTTGATAGCCTGATCTATGGTGCGGAAGAAGCCGCTGCGGAAAAGGCCAAACGCGGAATCTGGCAAGGTCGCTTTGAAAAGCCGGCTAATTGGCGTTCGGCTCACCCGCGATAG
- a CDS encoding PilZ domain-containing protein: MKRGDHRASTRAGVEILAEVREPGLGRIEAMIMDLSMNGFRMRCMTRLTGEKNIFMTLPSFSAIESKICWVEGDIFGCEFVQSLHPAVFDHIVSKYPTLKQAS, from the coding sequence GTGAAACGGGGTGATCACCGAGCCTCAACCCGTGCTGGTGTTGAAATTCTTGCCGAAGTGAGAGAGCCCGGCCTTGGCCGGATAGAAGCCATGATTATGGATCTGTCGATGAACGGGTTTCGCATGCGGTGCATGACCCGGCTGACCGGTGAAAAAAACATCTTCATGACTCTGCCATCATTCTCAGCGATCGAGAGCAAGATTTGTTGGGTCGAAGGCGATATTTTTGGCTGTGAATTTGTCCAGAGCTTGCATCCTGCGGTGTTCGATCACATCGTTTCAAAATATCCGACATTGAAACAGGCAAGCTAA